A single Ignavibacteriales bacterium DNA region contains:
- a CDS encoding FtsX-like permease family protein, which yields MKLIKLMFKNAFRHKLRSFLTIAGIAIAVIAFDILRTVVNAWDAGIEATAANRLITRQAVSFIFPLPYSYRERIKNVEGVEQVTFANWFGGVYKDKSNFFGRLAVEAETAFDIYSEYVVPPDQLEAFKRERNSCVVGSDLVKLYGFKLGDIIRLEGDIYPGTWDFVVRGIYTPNIKNGDATQMFFHWEYVDERMKQESPFRAGEVGWYIIRISDPNRSGEISAKIDELFKNSSAETKTESERAFAQGFMSSVSSILTAMNVLSWVIIGIIMLVLANTMIMASRERTKEYAVMKVLGFAGKHLSWLIIGESMVIAFTGGVVGILLSFPIVQGIGEAIPKNIFPVFNLEYHILVYAFVAALLVGVISSVFPIIKALRTPIVEGFRHIG from the coding sequence ATGAAACTGATTAAACTAATGTTTAAAAATGCTTTCAGGCATAAGCTCCGTTCGTTTCTGACGATTGCCGGTATTGCTATTGCCGTGATTGCATTCGATATACTCCGGACTGTGGTGAACGCGTGGGATGCCGGAATTGAGGCAACGGCTGCAAACCGTCTGATAACACGGCAGGCAGTTTCCTTTATCTTTCCGCTCCCATACTCATACCGCGAGAGGATAAAAAATGTTGAAGGAGTGGAACAGGTCACTTTCGCGAACTGGTTCGGAGGTGTTTATAAAGATAAAAGCAATTTCTTCGGGCGGCTGGCAGTGGAAGCTGAAACCGCTTTTGATATCTACTCTGAATATGTTGTGCCCCCTGATCAGCTTGAGGCCTTTAAGCGGGAGCGGAACAGCTGCGTGGTAGGTTCTGATCTGGTGAAACTTTATGGATTTAAACTCGGAGACATTATCCGGCTGGAGGGGGATATATATCCCGGCACATGGGATTTTGTCGTGCGGGGAATATATACTCCAAACATAAAAAACGGTGATGCTACCCAGATGTTCTTCCACTGGGAGTATGTTGATGAGCGGATGAAGCAGGAGTCACCTTTCAGGGCAGGTGAAGTAGGGTGGTACATCATCCGGATATCAGACCCGAACCGCTCAGGTGAGATTTCCGCTAAAATTGATGAGCTATTTAAGAATTCAAGCGCTGAAACCAAGACCGAATCGGAAAGGGCATTTGCTCAGGGATTCATGTCTTCGGTAAGCTCAATCCTTACAGCTATGAATGTACTCTCATGGGTTATTATCGGTATCATAATGCTGGTGCTTGCCAACACGATGATTATGGCATCACGCGAGAGAACGAAGGAGTATGCGGTAATGAAAGTGCTCGGCTTTGCAGGCAAACATCTTTCATGGCTGATAATAGGGGAGTCTATGGTAATTGCTTTTACCGGCGGAGTGGTTGGCATACTGCTGTCATTCCCCATTGTGCAGGGAATAGGGGAAGCAATCCCGAAGAATATCTTCCCGGTCTTTAATCTTGAGTACCATATCTTGGTATATGCGTTTGTTGCCGCGCTCCTGGTCGGAGTGATATCATCTGTGTTTCCCATCATTAAAGCTCTCCGTACTCCGATCGTAGAGGGCTTCAGGCATATAGGATAG
- a CDS encoding ABC transporter ATP-binding protein, translated as MDTLIHVNAVSKMYKRDKFEIPVLNDLSLQVPEGKFLALMGPSGSGKTTLLNLIAGIDRPTKGSISVKGTEITSLSETALAKWRANSVGFVFQFYNLIPVLTAYENVELPLILTPLSKAERKKHVETALQIVGLGDRMDHYPKQLSGGQEQRVAIARAIVTDPILIVADEPTGDLDKHSAEEILTLLERLNKEFKKTIVMVTHDPHAAGKADEVLHLDKGELA; from the coding sequence ATGGATACGCTCATTCATGTGAACGCAGTCTCGAAAATGTATAAGCGTGATAAATTCGAAATTCCGGTACTGAACGATCTTTCGCTTCAGGTACCCGAAGGTAAATTTCTTGCGCTGATGGGCCCTTCAGGATCGGGAAAGACAACCCTGCTAAATCTGATAGCCGGGATTGACCGTCCTACCAAAGGGAGTATATCCGTCAAAGGAACGGAAATTACTTCTTTAAGCGAAACTGCACTGGCTAAATGGCGTGCAAACAGCGTTGGTTTTGTTTTTCAGTTCTATAATCTGATTCCCGTTCTCACCGCGTACGAAAATGTTGAACTTCCCCTTATCCTTACTCCTCTTTCAAAAGCGGAAAGGAAAAAGCATGTTGAAACAGCACTGCAGATTGTCGGGCTGGGGGATAGGATGGATCATTACCCGAAGCAGCTGTCAGGCGGTCAGGAACAAAGGGTGGCTATTGCAAGGGCTATAGTTACTGACCCTATTCTCATTGTCGCGGATGAGCCTACGGGAGATCTTGATAAACACTCAGCTGAGGAAATTCTCACACTGCTTGAAAGGCTGAATAAAGAATTCAAAAAGACCATCGTCATGGTGACGCACGATCCTCACGCTGCCGGAAAAGCAGATGAAGTGCTGCATCTTGATAAAGGCGAACTGGCATAA
- a CDS encoding efflux RND transporter periplasmic adaptor subunit — protein MEVKHADLSSLKIDRSKKTSGGGGWKIYIISAVILLAAVIGFINKDSFFNPAPEVTTVTLTQYTPSQVSSVLNASGYVVAQRKAAVASKGTGRLVFLGVVEGDKVTKDQIIARLEDSDVIAALNAAKAALLLSEADLKDAENQLKREKEMLQSGATSQMSFENAEARYLRVLANIAIAKAQIEAQEVNLENTRIRAPFNGTVLTKNADVGEIVAPFAASASSRAAVVTIADMSSLEVETDVSESNIYRIEPGQPCEITLDAYSDIRYQGYVTKIVPTADRAKATVLVKVGFRNYDSRVLPEMGAKVAFLNKDAEVSEQASKSYTVLPVTAVRDRDGKKYVYILAGGTAEEKEITTGELVGSFIEVTGGLASGERVINNLTDALQAGSPVKQKGE, from the coding sequence ATGGAAGTTAAACATGCCGATCTTTCTTCGCTAAAGATTGACAGGTCAAAAAAAACTTCAGGCGGAGGCGGATGGAAAATCTACATTATTTCAGCAGTCATTTTGCTGGCTGCGGTTATCGGATTTATAAATAAAGATTCGTTTTTTAATCCAGCCCCCGAAGTCACCACAGTTACACTTACTCAATATACACCTTCTCAAGTTTCTTCTGTTCTGAATGCAAGCGGATACGTCGTTGCCCAGAGAAAGGCAGCTGTTGCCTCCAAAGGAACCGGCCGTCTGGTTTTTCTTGGCGTGGTTGAAGGCGATAAAGTCACAAAAGATCAGATAATAGCCCGTCTTGAGGATTCCGATGTCATAGCGGCACTAAATGCAGCTAAAGCTGCACTCCTGCTGAGCGAAGCTGATTTAAAGGATGCGGAAAATCAGCTTAAACGTGAAAAAGAAATGCTGCAGAGCGGAGCTACTTCACAAATGTCCTTTGAAAACGCTGAGGCGCGCTATCTGAGAGTTCTTGCCAATATTGCTATTGCCAAAGCACAGATTGAGGCACAGGAAGTTAACCTTGAGAATACCCGCATCAGGGCACCTTTTAACGGCACCGTGCTGACTAAAAATGCTGATGTGGGGGAAATTGTGGCACCATTTGCCGCAAGTGCTTCATCCAGGGCAGCAGTGGTAACAATTGCTGATATGAGCTCACTTGAGGTTGAGACTGACGTTTCGGAATCCAATATATACCGGATAGAACCCGGGCAGCCGTGCGAAATAACCCTGGATGCCTATAGTGATATCCGCTATCAGGGTTATGTGACCAAAATTGTTCCGACAGCCGACAGAGCAAAGGCCACGGTACTGGTTAAAGTTGGTTTCAGAAATTATGATTCCCGAGTGCTGCCGGAAATGGGCGCTAAAGTTGCATTTCTTAATAAGGATGCCGAAGTGAGCGAACAGGCGAGCAAATCATATACGGTGCTTCCGGTTACCGCAGTAAGGGATCGTGACGGAAAAAAATATGTATATATCCTGGCCGGCGGTACGGCTGAAGAAAAAGAAATTACCACCGGAGAACTGGTTGGTTCATTTATCGAGGTTACCGGCGGGTTAGCTTCCGGGGAGCGCGTTATTAATAATCTGACAGATGCATTACAAGCCGGAAGTCCGGTAAAACAAAAAGGAGAATAA
- a CDS encoding TonB-dependent receptor — MTLRRIPFLFLFLFSLAGAQQKPYDVSGRIIEAGSGEPLIGANVLIYKDSTRSDAPLRGAATNKFGYYSFLNLQSGTYYFFISSLGYETLMKVISLTGTNHSPKHNFELRKQDVQLDEVVVEDKKRLDFTTTTSTIDVSPEMVKTLPSLGGETDIFRALQLLPGVKTASEIATGIYVRGGSADQNLTLVDGVTVYNPSHLGGFASTFNGDAVQDIKLMKGAFPAEYGGRLSSVLDVTMREGNREKFVGTAGLNLISGRVTIEGPLSDSSTYIFSARRMFLDKLLSAFPDADNIPRYNFYDFNGKVNYYISDIDRIFVSGFFSADRLSNPPANTDIDFGIDWSNATTNLTWTRFNSASVFTNTSLMLTNYEFSTLIKDKFPTAISLDFYTGSEITDLRLLRDMQIILGENHTIKTGAEIIYHDFSTTTSDYFIDELLYKDGYGKSIKSFEASIYAQDEIKIGDFLSANGGLRMYYFQNGQFLQFEPRASVTWFFLDRFTLRSSFSIAHQNLHLLARNDIFLPTDVWYPSTAKIRPSKAVQGSLGFEAISYNKSYLFSIEGYYKKMTNLHEYRDNATFAYESDFEDQITTGYGEAYGVEFFINKRLGAFTGWIGYTLAYTKRFFDRLNRGLPFYPRFDRRHDISVVTSYTFNENLSFGATWTYSTGQAYSLPVGQYSMLSLTRVNPAKPDILFEYSNRDGYRLPPFHKLDISARYIYRMEESDLEFSLSIYNAYNRYNAFSKYIGYKLSSDGKTKIPVLKQFTLFPFLPTLGVNFTF; from the coding sequence TTGACTCTAAGGCGAATTCCCTTTCTCTTCCTGTTCCTCTTCAGTCTGGCAGGGGCTCAGCAGAAACCATACGATGTTTCCGGCAGGATTATTGAAGCCGGTTCTGGCGAACCGCTGATCGGTGCCAACGTCCTGATTTATAAGGACAGTACCCGCTCAGATGCTCCGCTCCGGGGAGCTGCAACCAACAAGTTCGGTTATTACTCCTTCCTCAACCTGCAATCCGGAACGTATTATTTTTTCATCAGCTCTCTCGGTTACGAAACGCTGATGAAAGTTATCTCTCTTACCGGAACCAACCATTCTCCGAAGCACAATTTTGAACTGCGAAAGCAGGATGTGCAGCTTGATGAGGTTGTGGTTGAGGATAAAAAGCGTCTTGACTTCACTACCACGACCAGTACCATAGACGTCTCCCCCGAAATGGTTAAAACGCTCCCCTCCCTCGGAGGAGAAACTGATATTTTCAGGGCATTGCAGCTTCTGCCCGGAGTTAAGACCGCGTCAGAAATAGCGACCGGTATATACGTCCGGGGCGGGTCGGCTGACCAGAATCTCACTCTGGTTGATGGTGTGACAGTATATAATCCTTCTCACCTTGGCGGTTTTGCCTCCACTTTTAACGGTGATGCTGTGCAGGATATCAAACTCATGAAAGGCGCCTTCCCGGCAGAATACGGCGGAAGGCTTTCCAGTGTTCTTGACGTCACCATGAGAGAAGGAAACAGGGAAAAATTTGTAGGAACAGCAGGACTCAACCTGATTTCGGGCAGAGTTACCATAGAAGGCCCGCTTTCTGACTCCTCCACCTATATTTTCTCGGCACGGCGGATGTTTCTGGACAAACTTCTCTCTGCATTTCCTGACGCAGATAATATTCCCCGCTACAACTTTTATGATTTTAACGGCAAGGTGAATTACTATATATCCGATATTGACCGGATATTTGTATCGGGATTTTTCAGCGCAGACCGTCTTTCGAACCCTCCCGCAAATACCGATATTGACTTTGGTATTGACTGGAGCAATGCAACCACCAACCTTACCTGGACACGGTTTAATTCAGCATCAGTCTTCACTAACACATCACTGATGCTCACCAACTATGAGTTTTCTACACTGATAAAAGATAAATTCCCCACTGCCATATCACTTGACTTTTACACAGGATCAGAAATCACCGATCTCCGGCTGCTCCGTGATATGCAGATTATTCTGGGAGAAAATCACACCATTAAAACCGGCGCTGAAATTATCTATCATGATTTTTCAACCACCACGAGCGATTATTTTATTGATGAACTGCTGTATAAGGATGGCTACGGAAAATCCATTAAATCTTTTGAAGCCTCCATTTACGCACAGGACGAAATAAAGATCGGTGACTTTCTTTCTGCGAACGGCGGTCTCAGGATGTATTACTTCCAGAATGGTCAGTTCCTGCAGTTTGAGCCCCGCGCATCAGTTACCTGGTTCTTCCTGGACCGGTTCACGCTCCGGTCTTCATTTTCCATAGCGCATCAGAATCTGCATCTACTTGCACGAAACGATATATTTCTCCCCACAGATGTCTGGTATCCTTCAACGGCAAAAATAAGGCCTTCCAAAGCAGTGCAGGGCTCACTTGGTTTTGAAGCAATTTCATATAACAAAAGTTATCTTTTCTCAATCGAAGGTTATTATAAAAAGATGACCAATCTGCATGAGTACCGGGATAACGCAACATTTGCCTATGAATCAGACTTCGAAGATCAGATAACCACCGGATATGGCGAGGCATACGGAGTTGAGTTTTTCATCAACAAACGGCTTGGTGCGTTCACCGGATGGATCGGATATACACTTGCCTATACCAAACGGTTCTTTGACCGGCTGAACCGCGGCTTACCATTTTATCCCCGTTTTGACAGACGGCATGATATATCCGTTGTTACTTCCTATACGTTTAATGAGAATCTCTCCTTTGGCGCAACCTGGACCTACAGCACAGGGCAGGCATATTCGCTTCCCGTAGGGCAGTATTCCATGCTCTCGCTCACAAGGGTAAACCCGGCCAAACCTGATATTCTTTTTGAATACTCAAACCGTGACGGATACCGTCTGCCGCCATTCCACAAACTTGATATCTCAGCTCGTTATATTTACCGTATGGAAGAGAGTGACCTGGAATTTTCACTAAGCATTTATAATGCATACAACCGCTATAACGCATTTTCAAAATATATCGGCTATAAACTCAGCTCAGACGGCAAGACAAAAATTCCCGTTCTGAAACAGTTCACCCTGTTCCCGTTCCTGCCCACGCTCGGAGTTAATTTTACGTTCTGA
- a CDS encoding DUF4249 family protein: MMKKFYLLLVLLPLFIFFSGCENSVEEEEFPFEFRLVIRGILEPGKAAANIYIGRTMPISSQFSQGFANVTDAAAVILHNGTFFPLRHTINGLYRNDTLIIRAGETYQLLVQWEDKLATAETTIPNRGIISKPVVKTEINGAESKNFVETAVAPFANEVYAATWVAFSISGAVTQEDSSIAAVMKRGDNGQMKVTTSQVPSPIGTQNLGMRMFIYDAPFYDYYYSQGSNRTSDLVFGQPQNNIKWNVQADGIGMFIGRRDTLLRMN; encoded by the coding sequence ATGATGAAGAAATTTTATCTTTTACTTGTCCTGCTCCCATTATTTATCTTCTTTTCAGGATGTGAAAACTCCGTTGAAGAAGAGGAGTTCCCTTTTGAGTTCCGCCTGGTAATCCGCGGAATACTTGAGCCCGGCAAAGCCGCCGCGAATATATATATAGGCCGCACCATGCCCATCTCATCACAGTTTTCGCAGGGATTTGCGAACGTTACCGATGCCGCTGCTGTGATACTCCACAATGGCACATTCTTTCCTCTCCGTCATACCATTAACGGATTATACCGTAATGATACGCTTATTATCCGTGCAGGCGAAACATATCAGCTTCTGGTACAGTGGGAGGATAAACTTGCAACCGCAGAAACTACCATCCCCAACAGAGGCATCATAAGCAAGCCGGTTGTTAAAACAGAGATAAACGGGGCAGAATCGAAAAATTTTGTTGAAACAGCAGTCGCACCTTTCGCGAATGAGGTGTATGCTGCTACCTGGGTTGCATTCAGTATAAGCGGTGCGGTTACACAGGAAGATTCTTCCATTGCGGCAGTAATGAAACGGGGTGATAACGGACAAATGAAGGTAACTACCAGCCAGGTTCCCTCACCAATCGGAACACAGAACCTCGGTATGCGGATGTTTATCTATGATGCCCCCTTTTACGACTACTATTATTCACAGGGTTCAAACAGAACCTCAGACCTGGTGTTCGGCCAGCCGCAGAATAATATCAAGTGGAATGTTCAGGCAGACGGCATCGGTATGTTCATTGGACGGCGCGATACCCTGCTCAGAATGAATTAA
- a CDS encoding TerB family tellurite resistance protein translates to MSKFFDFPIFRKIASSSPKKAKDDFERTHQTQLASCAILLGMAKSDDDFSEGEKARIVQILQKTFSLDEFEVEDLIHLSEQQMTDAHGLETFARYINEHYDVDEKFELVKDIWRVVYSDEELHTHEQEMVRKIMLLLNLDNRMIGNAKEDVRRELGLLL, encoded by the coding sequence ATGTCAAAGTTCTTTGATTTCCCGATTTTCAGAAAAATAGCTTCATCTTCACCTAAGAAAGCGAAAGATGATTTCGAGCGTACCCATCAGACTCAGCTGGCAAGCTGCGCCATACTGCTTGGCATGGCAAAATCTGATGATGACTTTTCAGAAGGGGAAAAAGCCCGGATTGTGCAGATACTGCAGAAAACCTTCAGTCTTGATGAATTTGAAGTTGAGGATCTGATACACCTTTCAGAACAGCAGATGACAGATGCTCACGGACTTGAAACATTTGCCAGATATATAAACGAGCATTATGATGTTGATGAAAAGTTTGAACTGGTGAAGGATATCTGGCGCGTGGTTTACAGTGACGAAGAACTGCATACCCATGAGCAGGAAATGGTCCGTAAGATCATGCTCCTGCTTAATCTGGATAACCGGATGATTGGGAATGCAAAGGAAGATGTAAGACGGGAGCTCGGGCTTCTGCTTTAA
- the malQ gene encoding 4-alpha-glucanotransferase, whose protein sequence is MKFERSAGILLHPTSVPGKYGIGDLGPEMYKFIDFLKDAGQSLWQVFPLGPTGYGDSPYQCFSAFAGNPLLISPDLLIKDGYLTEEDVEDIPPHNPVAIDFGQIIELKKVWLSVAYQRFTENPDPHDAAEMKKFEKKHKEWLDDFALFMACKEYHGGALWTTWDTDIALRKPSAVTAWKKKLAERIRYQIFVQYIFHKQWHNLREYAHSQGIKIIGDLPIFIAYDSSDLWANKELFSVDETGKLLTVAGVPPDYFSPTGQLWGNPLYKWKVMEKDGFKWWKDRIRNLLEMVDILRIDHFRGFDAYWEIPGNAPTAETGKWVKAPGKKFFASVLKELGDVPIMAEDLGVITPTVEDLRDTFGFPGMKILQFAFGKGMEAKFLPHNFDKNCVVYTGSHDNDTTRGYFEAARHQHNENDIYKSVQNYLDYYGDDICVKLIRLAYASVADTVVIPMQDILNLGTGARMNFPGRPAGNWGWRFQWEQIDHRLADYYRYLSHLYERIPARKKSN, encoded by the coding sequence ATGAAATTTGAGAGATCGGCAGGAATTCTTCTTCATCCGACGTCAGTACCAGGAAAATACGGTATCGGTGACCTTGGTCCCGAAATGTATAAGTTTATTGATTTTCTTAAAGATGCAGGGCAGTCACTCTGGCAGGTATTTCCTCTGGGGCCGACCGGCTATGGCGACAGTCCGTATCAGTGTTTTTCTGCATTCGCGGGGAATCCGCTTCTTATCAGTCCCGATCTGCTTATAAAGGACGGGTATCTCACGGAAGAAGATGTTGAGGATATACCTCCCCATAACCCTGTGGCCATAGATTTTGGGCAGATTATTGAACTGAAGAAAGTCTGGCTTTCAGTTGCCTATCAGCGGTTTACTGAAAACCCTGATCCGCATGATGCTGCTGAAATGAAAAAATTTGAGAAAAAACATAAAGAATGGCTTGATGATTTTGCTCTCTTTATGGCATGCAAAGAGTATCATGGCGGTGCGCTCTGGACTACCTGGGATACCGATATTGCTCTCAGAAAACCAAGCGCGGTAACCGCATGGAAGAAAAAACTTGCGGAAAGAATACGTTACCAGATATTTGTGCAATATATATTCCACAAGCAGTGGCATAATCTGAGAGAATACGCTCACTCACAGGGCATTAAAATCATCGGTGATCTCCCGATTTTTATCGCTTATGACAGCTCAGACCTTTGGGCGAATAAAGAACTTTTCTCCGTGGATGAAACCGGAAAACTGCTTACGGTTGCAGGTGTTCCTCCTGACTATTTTTCTCCTACAGGGCAGCTTTGGGGAAATCCGCTTTATAAATGGAAAGTGATGGAAAAAGACGGATTTAAATGGTGGAAGGACCGTATCAGGAATCTCCTTGAAATGGTTGATATCCTCCGTATAGATCACTTCCGCGGTTTTGATGCATACTGGGAAATCCCAGGAAATGCCCCGACTGCCGAAACCGGAAAATGGGTTAAAGCGCCGGGTAAAAAGTTTTTTGCGAGTGTTCTGAAAGAACTGGGTGATGTTCCCATTATGGCTGAAGATCTGGGAGTTATTACCCCTACAGTCGAGGATTTGCGCGATACGTTCGGCTTTCCCGGGATGAAAATTCTGCAGTTTGCTTTCGGTAAGGGGATGGAAGCAAAATTCCTGCCCCACAATTTCGACAAGAACTGCGTGGTATATACAGGTTCCCATGATAACGACACCACACGCGGATATTTTGAAGCAGCCCGGCACCAGCATAACGAAAACGATATATATAAATCCGTTCAGAATTATCTGGACTACTATGGTGACGATATCTGTGTAAAGCTGATACGCCTGGCGTATGCCTCAGTAGCTGACACCGTGGTAATACCGATGCAGGATATCCTGAACCTTGGAACCGGAGCAAGAATGAACTTCCCAGGAAGGCCTGCAGGCAATTGGGGCTGGCGCTTTCAATGGGAGCAGATTGACCACCGGCTCGCTGACTATTACCGTTATTTGTCACATTTATACGAAAGAATTCCGGCCCGGAAAAAATCAAATTAA
- a CDS encoding TerB family tellurite resistance protein, producing the protein MNLQERKNLKNIGYLFLAFAHLTDSELSEKELNAILKQLRKYAEGFSEAEFDRFLEETMRWYNDTADSRVEMVQMIAGKIHYEVEDVNLKESFLKDLVAIANADDDFIEAEKNLINTLSNAWGLDVKL; encoded by the coding sequence ATGAATTTACAAGAGAGGAAAAATCTCAAAAATATCGGATATCTGTTTCTGGCATTCGCCCATTTAACGGATTCCGAACTATCTGAAAAGGAACTGAATGCTATTCTGAAGCAACTGAGGAAATACGCGGAAGGTTTTTCAGAGGCAGAATTTGACCGTTTTCTTGAGGAAACCATGAGATGGTATAATGACACGGCAGACAGCCGTGTGGAAATGGTACAGATGATAGCCGGTAAAATCCATTATGAGGTGGAGGATGTTAATCTTAAGGAATCATTCCTGAAGGATCTTGTTGCCATTGCTAACGCCGATGATGACTTTATCGAAGCAGAAAAAAATCTGATTAATACCCTCAGCAATGCCTGGGGTCTTGATGTAAAACTTTAA
- a CDS encoding aminotransferase class V-fold PLP-dependent enzyme → MQNPDTLEIFRKYFPYLQSGKIYFNHASISPLSTEVTDRVEDYLKMRSVTDIENYEQVMQTTAAVKENIASLVHTTPDRIAFVDNTSNGLNILAQGIQWKNGDRIILNDIEFPSNVYPFMNLRSQGVEVDFVKSKDGVVSAEDIISSITPKTRLVSISYVQFLSGYRADLAMIGDYCSRNNIIFCVDGIQGVGALQLDVHACHIDFLACGTQKWMMGLMGLAFVYISDRLQETLQPKYVGWMSVENTWELLNYDFVLKKTADAFQNGSFSVIGVAGLSGALSLFEQAGHKYIEEKILANTAYFTEQLTGLGYKLPAASFPDKHRSGIVSFKTDKAKLIFTELKKEDIVCSLREGMIRFSPHFYNTREEIDRVTDIIKKI, encoded by the coding sequence ATGCAAAACCCTGATACTTTAGAAATTTTCCGGAAATATTTCCCCTATCTGCAGAGCGGAAAAATCTATTTTAACCACGCTTCGATCAGTCCCCTTTCCACCGAGGTTACCGACCGTGTGGAAGATTACCTTAAAATGAGAAGCGTAACAGATATAGAAAATTACGAGCAGGTGATGCAGACCACCGCAGCAGTTAAGGAAAATATCGCGTCACTGGTACATACCACCCCCGACCGGATAGCGTTTGTGGATAATACCTCGAACGGGCTTAATATCCTGGCTCAGGGTATTCAGTGGAAAAACGGTGACCGGATTATCCTTAACGATATCGAATTCCCCTCAAATGTCTATCCCTTCATGAACCTCAGGAGCCAGGGGGTTGAAGTTGATTTCGTAAAATCAAAAGACGGCGTTGTATCAGCAGAGGATATTATCAGCAGCATAACACCAAAAACCCGGCTGGTCTCCATCAGCTATGTTCAGTTCCTGAGCGGGTACCGGGCTGATCTGGCGATGATAGGCGACTATTGCTCCCGCAACAACATCATCTTCTGCGTGGACGGCATACAGGGGGTCGGGGCGCTTCAGCTGGACGTACATGCCTGCCATATTGACTTTCTGGCCTGCGGTACCCAGAAATGGATGATGGGACTCATGGGGCTGGCTTTTGTGTATATATCCGACCGACTGCAGGAAACGCTTCAGCCGAAATATGTGGGATGGATGTCCGTTGAAAATACCTGGGAGCTGCTGAACTACGATTTCGTCCTGAAGAAAACTGCGGATGCCTTCCAGAACGGATCATTCAGCGTTATTGGCGTGGCAGGACTTTCCGGAGCTCTTTCCCTTTTTGAGCAGGCTGGACATAAGTACATCGAGGAAAAAATTCTTGCCAATACCGCGTATTTCACTGAACAGCTTACCGGCTTAGGTTACAAACTCCCAGCGGCCTCCTTTCCTGACAAACACCGCTCCGGAATTGTAAGCTTCAAAACGGATAAAGCCAAACTGATTTTCACTGAACTTAAAAAAGAAGATATTGTCTGCTCCCTCCGGGAGGGGATGATCCGCTTTTCCCCCCATTTTTACAACACCCGTGAGGAAATTGACCGGGTCACTGACATCATAAAAAAAATCTGA
- a CDS encoding response regulator, protein MKKILIVENDISNAEVLKWFLKGSYELTIVHDGETAIQTAAENFYSAVLMDINLGGGLNGLETAQQIRSLSGYEAVPVIATTAFAMPNEKEQFLSGGCTHFIGKPIDKQKLLELLNETAV, encoded by the coding sequence ATGAAAAAGATTCTGATTGTTGAAAACGATATATCAAACGCGGAAGTGCTGAAGTGGTTCCTCAAGGGTTCATACGAACTGACTATCGTTCATGACGGTGAAACCGCCATTCAGACTGCAGCAGAAAATTTTTATTCGGCGGTACTGATGGATATCAATCTGGGAGGGGGGCTGAACGGTCTTGAAACCGCGCAGCAGATACGGTCACTTTCCGGATATGAAGCTGTTCCCGTTATAGCCACCACAGCATTTGCCATGCCCAACGAAAAAGAACAATTTCTTAGCGGAGGGTGCACCCATTTTATCGGAAAGCCGATAGACAAACAAAAGCTGCTGGAATTATTAAACGAAACCGCAGTGTAA